The following coding sequences are from one Paucidesulfovibrio gracilis DSM 16080 window:
- a CDS encoding late competence development ComFB family protein, producing the protein MSDLKTLLQKARLDDIRNSNEARVVELLPHALAEYPGYVPTSLDIQDIFALTLNRLPPQYRQRETIQISNRLADEDVLWELGNAIQTVRDNPTRP; encoded by the coding sequence GTGTCGGATTTGAAGACGTTGTTGCAAAAGGCCAGGTTGGATGACATCAGGAATTCCAACGAAGCGCGGGTGGTGGAGTTGCTTCCCCATGCGCTTGCCGAGTACCCCGGTTATGTACCCACTTCCCTGGATATTCAGGATATCTTTGCGTTGACCTTGAATCGACTGCCGCCTCAGTACCGGCAGCGGGAAACGATCCAGATTTCCAACCGTCTGGCAGACGAGGACGTTCTTTGGGAGCTGGGTAACGCCATTCAGACCGTGCGGGATAATCCCACCCGACCTTGA